In Paenibacillus sonchi, a single genomic region encodes these proteins:
- a CDS encoding sensor histidine kinase, giving the protein MSGTHNMRIRLILFIYISIVFGIGVSAIVPRTTIYFLDLVIVILSFAIPSFCVFFLLTRNIIRYVFKLTAGLEIIAQGNLNYRIMELRKDELGGIASNINSMAEKLETQINRERQLEQAKLELITGVSHDLRTPLTSIIGYLDLLKGKAYLDQDEHDRFIGNTYNKALQIKLLIDDLFEYTRLTAHELQLQTTTVDLGEMLRQLLVEMEPIAKENQVHLEANLPTTPLLTEIDPDMIKRAIDNLLINALKFSLKPGVIQVSLRLQKDTALICVENDGDPITEEQQRQLFERFYKAGHSQSLDHIPAGAGLGLSIARSIANLHHGELECEHSGGHFTFQLALLQGAIPPNMP; this is encoded by the coding sequence ATGTCCGGCACACATAATATGCGCATACGGCTGATCCTATTCATTTATATCAGTATCGTCTTTGGAATAGGGGTGTCTGCTATTGTTCCGCGAACCACCATTTATTTCCTGGATTTAGTTATCGTAATTCTGTCGTTTGCCATACCGTCGTTTTGCGTCTTTTTTCTGCTGACACGGAATATCATCCGTTATGTGTTCAAGTTGACCGCCGGGCTGGAGATTATTGCGCAGGGCAACCTAAACTATCGGATTATGGAGCTTAGAAAAGATGAACTGGGCGGCATTGCAAGCAACATTAACAGTATGGCAGAGAAGCTGGAGACGCAGATTAACCGTGAACGGCAGTTAGAGCAGGCGAAGCTGGAATTAATAACCGGAGTCTCCCACGATCTGAGAACGCCTCTGACCAGCATCATCGGCTATCTTGATTTACTGAAAGGCAAAGCCTACCTGGATCAGGATGAGCATGACCGTTTTATCGGCAATACCTATAATAAAGCGCTGCAAATCAAGCTGCTGATTGATGATTTATTTGAATATACAAGACTGACCGCACATGAGCTGCAGCTTCAGACCACAACCGTTGATTTGGGGGAGATGCTGAGACAGCTGCTCGTTGAAATGGAACCCATAGCCAAAGAAAACCAGGTACACCTGGAAGCAAACCTCCCAACAACTCCCCTCCTTACCGAGATTGATCCGGATATGATTAAAAGAGCAATAGATAATCTGCTGATTAATGCACTCAAGTTCTCGCTGAAGCCCGGAGTCATTCAAGTGTCACTCCGGCTTCAAAAGGATACCGCACTGATCTGTGTTGAAAATGACGGCGATCCGATTACAGAAGAACAGCAGAGACAACTTTTTGAGCGTTTTTATAAAGCAGGCCATTCACAGAGCCTTGATCACATTCCGGCCGGTGCCGGGCTTGGACTCTCCATTGCCCGAAGCATTGCCAATCTTCACCATGGAGAGCTGGAATGTGAACACTCCGGCGGACATTTCACCTTTCAGCTAGCCCTTCTCCAGGGAGCTATACCCCCGAATATGCCATAA
- a CDS encoding glycoside hydrolase family 36 protein, which translates to MKITLPDGCEIRVDGQSGSFEVSLSLVQDNAETGIHVIRLVLQAPAPAVPPVLSMKWSRAAVDVQGLWHPSVERSRALIPDWWQGFASRAASSAPVISLYGNRGNNVLTFACSDVLHPVELHAGLHEETSCFHCSVTLCAEPRPLVDHLEVVLRLDSRSCPYYEALRGVGEWWAGLPGCEPSPVPEAAREPMYSTWYSFHQQLEPEAVEAECALAAAMGCQTVIVDDGWQTSDETRGYAYCGDWRVSADKIPDLKAHVAVIHDLGMKFMLWYAVPFIGKHSEAWARFRDKLLYVNDAMGAGVVDPRYPEVREYLTGIYEQAVRDWDLDGFKLDFVDSFYAVKDSPPGKEDGQDTVSVHEAVDMLLSGIISRLRRLKPDILIEFRQNYIGPLMRKYGNMFRAGDCPNDALQNRMKTMDIRLICGSTPAHADMLMWNPQETPAAAALQFINVLFSVPQISVRLDRLPQEHAAMLAFWLSFWREHREVLLDGRLEPLHPELLYPLVIARTAQQWVIAAYQDMVIPLTGDLPDRVQVVNGTLLTRLVLEPDRDSGPLDIKVRDCQGTVTSEYKMNWNSGVYALEVPPAGVITLQPVHGRGHE; encoded by the coding sequence TTGAAAATTACACTTCCTGACGGCTGTGAAATCAGAGTGGATGGACAAAGCGGCAGCTTTGAAGTTTCGCTATCCTTAGTACAGGATAATGCTGAAACAGGTATACATGTTATTCGTCTTGTTCTGCAAGCTCCGGCTCCGGCTGTTCCGCCGGTTTTATCCATGAAATGGAGCCGGGCCGCAGTGGATGTGCAGGGACTGTGGCATCCGTCGGTGGAACGCAGCCGGGCGCTGATTCCCGATTGGTGGCAGGGCTTCGCCTCCAGAGCGGCGTCCTCCGCACCGGTGATCAGCCTGTACGGGAACCGGGGGAATAATGTGCTGACCTTTGCCTGCTCCGATGTCCTGCATCCGGTGGAGCTTCATGCAGGTCTTCATGAGGAAACCTCATGCTTTCATTGCTCCGTGACGTTGTGTGCTGAGCCCAGGCCGCTAGTGGATCATCTAGAGGTTGTCCTTCGGCTGGATAGCCGCAGCTGTCCTTATTATGAAGCGCTTCGAGGAGTGGGTGAATGGTGGGCAGGACTTCCCGGCTGTGAGCCGTCCCCCGTTCCGGAAGCCGCCAGGGAGCCGATGTATTCAACCTGGTACAGCTTCCACCAGCAGCTGGAGCCTGAAGCGGTGGAGGCTGAATGCGCTTTGGCGGCAGCGATGGGCTGCCAGACGGTCATAGTGGATGACGGGTGGCAGACCTCTGACGAGACACGGGGGTATGCTTATTGCGGGGACTGGAGGGTGAGTGCCGATAAAATTCCCGATCTGAAGGCTCATGTTGCCGTCATACATGATCTGGGGATGAAATTCATGCTGTGGTACGCGGTTCCGTTCATCGGCAAGCACAGTGAGGCCTGGGCTAGATTCAGGGATAAACTTCTGTATGTAAATGATGCTATGGGTGCAGGGGTTGTAGACCCCCGCTACCCGGAAGTACGGGAGTATCTGACCGGCATCTATGAGCAGGCTGTCCGGGACTGGGACCTTGACGGCTTTAAGCTGGATTTTGTTGACAGCTTTTATGCGGTTAAGGATTCGCCTCCCGGGAAGGAGGACGGACAAGACACTGTATCCGTGCATGAAGCGGTAGACATGCTGCTGAGTGGCATCATTTCCCGGCTGCGCCGGCTGAAGCCCGACATTCTGATCGAATTCCGCCAGAATTACATTGGTCCGCTTATGCGCAAATACGGGAATATGTTCCGGGCAGGTGACTGCCCGAACGATGCGCTGCAGAACCGGATGAAGACAATGGATATCCGGCTGATCTGCGGCTCGACCCCGGCTCATGCCGATATGCTGATGTGGAACCCGCAGGAGACTCCAGCCGCAGCTGCGTTGCAGTTTATTAATGTGCTGTTCTCCGTTCCGCAGATTTCGGTCCGCCTGGACCGGCTGCCGCAGGAGCATGCGGCTATGCTGGCTTTTTGGCTCTCCTTCTGGCGTGAACACCGGGAGGTGCTGCTGGATGGCCGCCTTGAACCGCTGCATCCTGAGCTGCTGTACCCGCTGGTCATTGCCCGGACCGCGCAGCAATGGGTGATAGCTGCCTATCAGGATATGGTAATCCCATTAACCGGCGATTTGCCGGACCGGGTGCAAGTGGTCAACGGGACGCTGCTCACGCGCCTGGTGTTGGAGCCCGACCGTGACTCTGGCCCACTGGACATCAAAGTGCGTGACTGCCAGGGAACAGTGACGTCGGAATACAAGATGAACTGGAACAGCGGAGTATATGCGCTTGAGGTCCCGCCGGCCGGCGTGATTACGCTGCAGCCTGTGCATGGACGTGGGCATGAATAA
- a CDS encoding phosphatase PAP2 family protein: MRRKLHAYLPLLWLLAIPALNIFYVRLNHGGGQVNSLVTDIDRQIPFVPIFIIPYIFWYVFITGMLLLHFFKNKKGFAQTLVTLCTGLVACYMIYLQFQTTVPRPQIGSSGLLIQLVEWVYRHDQPFNCFPSIHVFTSYLMIKSVQEHAAFSRKFKAAVYFSSWLIICSTFFVKQHVLLDAAGAIALAEILHFAGRTLFNGKVLTLHKRSPSE, translated from the coding sequence ATGAGACGTAAATTACATGCGTATCTTCCGCTCCTCTGGCTGCTTGCCATCCCTGCCTTAAATATTTTCTATGTCCGCTTGAATCATGGGGGAGGGCAAGTGAACAGCCTGGTAACGGATATCGATAGACAGATTCCGTTTGTACCCATCTTTATTATTCCCTATATCTTTTGGTACGTTTTTATTACGGGGATGCTGCTGCTGCATTTTTTCAAAAATAAAAAGGGATTCGCTCAAACACTGGTCACATTATGTACAGGACTGGTTGCTTGTTATATGATTTATTTACAGTTTCAGACCACAGTGCCGAGGCCGCAGATCGGTTCCTCCGGATTGCTCATTCAACTTGTCGAATGGGTTTACAGGCATGATCAGCCGTTTAATTGTTTTCCCAGTATTCATGTCTTCACCAGCTATTTGATGATCAAGAGTGTGCAAGAGCACGCAGCTTTTTCCCGAAAATTCAAAGCAGCCGTCTATTTCAGCTCGTGGCTCATTATTTGTTCAACCTTTTTCGTAAAACAACATGTGCTGCTTGATGCCGCCGGGGCGATTGCGTTAGCAGAAATTCTTCATTTTGCGGGAAGAACGCTGTTTAACGGCAAAGTTCTTACCCTTCATAAAAGGAGCCCATCAGAGTGA
- a CDS encoding helix-turn-helix domain-containing protein, with product MDHFNTPGRLLQNLNVTVTYAQLSTKYPGWNRTNETPSFNRLYFIDRGEGKVIINGVAYYPRPGQLMIMPAGSTQTTETSPDNPYARYFCHFDAHIGEWPLFHSANKLYISDAADPDAVRAVFTGMISLFQDDSFLSKIRLQAGLLTLLALCLEAGGYSDFIDELLHSSDQGKLAHVLEYIDQRLMRPLEVEELAELVHLHPNYFIPYFKKFIGVTPMHYVQLKRMELAKKQLSYTSFSISDIAEQVGLELAHFSKTFKKTTGVSPSAYRSSTR from the coding sequence ATGGATCACTTCAATACGCCGGGGCGGCTGCTGCAGAATTTGAATGTTACCGTAACTTATGCCCAGCTCAGCACGAAGTATCCCGGCTGGAACCGCACGAACGAGACGCCTTCCTTCAACCGGCTTTATTTTATTGACCGCGGAGAAGGGAAAGTGATCATTAATGGGGTGGCCTATTATCCCAGGCCGGGGCAATTAATGATTATGCCTGCCGGCTCCACACAGACAACGGAAACGTCGCCCGATAATCCTTATGCCCGCTACTTTTGCCATTTCGATGCCCATATTGGCGAGTGGCCGCTGTTTCATTCTGCGAACAAGCTGTATATCAGCGATGCGGCCGACCCGGATGCGGTCCGGGCGGTTTTTACCGGGATGATCTCACTGTTTCAGGATGACAGCTTCCTGTCCAAGATCCGTCTACAGGCGGGCCTGCTCACTCTTCTGGCCTTGTGCCTGGAGGCTGGCGGCTACTCTGATTTCATAGATGAACTGCTCCATTCCAGTGATCAGGGCAAGCTTGCCCATGTGCTTGAATATATTGACCAGCGGCTGATGCGGCCGCTTGAGGTCGAGGAGCTGGCGGAGCTGGTGCATCTGCATCCGAACTATTTCATCCCGTATTTCAAAAAATTCATAGGGGTAACCCCTATGCATTATGTACAGCTCAAACGGATGGAGCTCGCCAAAAAACAGCTGTCCTATACCAGCTTCAGCATCTCCGATATTGCCGAGCAGGTGGGCTTGGAACTGGCGCATTTTTCGAAAACTTTCAAAAAAACAACCGGAGTCTCCCCCTCGGCTTACCGGAGCAGCACGCGATAA
- a CDS encoding sensor histidine kinase, with protein sequence MRRKVNIPFGYKLILPYVLCLLMAVLTVGLFAYAHSVNSLREKTRENLQGTLRQMRDNIRYRTDDIERITNSLYYNYSLQNALRRYDQGWYSYETMTKTLMPALENLLNYTASNIGLSLYLQNETLPEIFYKDEEQNPLLSTKRYEIYHLTRIQDTDWYRLLQFSGTLPGLSRWQQILRDKEDGNISLLQRLDDVQRGKEIGLVRVSVQIRDLLDSVDYRKIGEYSTLVVLDASGRTVLQSSPEGAEEGNPRTAPDRLVLSEPLYGLGWQLQAYIPDSLFDQSAGEVRRMTLLVCLISALVLAVLGIWVSGYFSRRIQKIVGSLNAFHDGDFHKRIRFKGNDELAQIAIAFNRMGSNMEELIHKNYVADLQKKEAELESLQAQINPHFLYNTLSSINRLAQFGDIGKLHIMVQELAKFYRLSLNRGEILTTVGKEIEHAKAYVAIQCIKYGERLSVYYDIDPEVLEYATVKLILQPLIENALEHAWFGTTLGIRLVVEKREAEIVFKVIDNGVGMNADTIRQILAPEGPRIGYGIRNVDSRIKLHHGSGYGVTIASRSGIGACIQITIPCRM encoded by the coding sequence ATGCGGCGCAAGGTGAACATTCCTTTTGGATACAAGCTTATTTTGCCTTATGTGCTGTGCCTGCTGATGGCCGTGCTCACGGTTGGCCTGTTCGCCTATGCGCATTCCGTAAATTCCCTCCGGGAAAAGACGCGGGAGAACCTGCAAGGGACGCTCAGGCAAATGCGCGACAATATCCGTTACCGCACGGATGATATTGAACGGATTACGAACAGCCTCTACTACAATTACAGTCTTCAAAATGCTCTGCGCCGCTACGATCAGGGCTGGTACAGCTATGAGACCATGACCAAAACCCTCATGCCGGCGCTTGAAAATCTGCTTAATTATACAGCCAGCAATATTGGCTTGTCGCTCTATCTCCAGAACGAAACGCTGCCCGAAATATTCTATAAGGATGAAGAACAGAACCCGCTGCTCTCCACCAAGCGTTACGAGATCTACCATCTGACGCGGATACAGGATACGGACTGGTACCGACTGCTGCAATTTTCGGGAACCCTGCCGGGACTGAGCCGCTGGCAGCAGATTCTGCGCGATAAAGAGGACGGTAATATATCATTACTGCAGCGTCTGGATGATGTGCAGCGGGGGAAGGAGATCGGTCTGGTCCGGGTGAGCGTGCAAATCCGCGATCTGCTCGATTCCGTAGATTACCGCAAGATCGGCGAGTACAGCACGCTCGTCGTGCTGGACGCTAGCGGCAGGACTGTCCTGCAATCTTCGCCGGAAGGCGCAGAAGAGGGGAATCCGCGGACTGCACCCGATAGGCTTGTGCTTAGTGAACCGCTGTACGGGCTGGGGTGGCAGCTGCAAGCCTATATTCCGGACAGCCTGTTCGACCAGAGCGCGGGCGAGGTGCGCCGGATGACCCTGCTGGTTTGCCTGATCAGTGCATTGGTATTGGCTGTTTTGGGCATCTGGGTGTCCGGTTATTTCTCACGGCGGATTCAGAAGATCGTGGGGTCGCTGAATGCTTTTCACGACGGGGATTTCCACAAAAGAATCCGTTTCAAAGGCAATGACGAGCTGGCGCAGATTGCCATCGCCTTCAACCGGATGGGCAGCAATATGGAAGAGCTGATTCATAAAAATTATGTGGCCGATCTTCAGAAAAAAGAAGCGGAGCTGGAATCCCTGCAGGCCCAGATCAACCCCCATTTTCTCTACAATACCCTTTCCTCCATTAACCGTCTGGCCCAATTCGGCGATATCGGCAAGCTGCATATTATGGTGCAGGAGCTGGCGAAATTCTACAGGCTTTCCCTGAACCGCGGTGAAATTCTGACCACAGTAGGCAAGGAAATCGAACATGCCAAAGCGTATGTGGCGATCCAGTGCATTAAATACGGTGAACGGCTTAGCGTATATTATGACATTGATCCTGAGGTGCTGGAGTATGCAACGGTCAAGCTGATTCTGCAGCCGCTGATCGAAAATGCGCTGGAGCATGCCTGGTTCGGGACCACTCTGGGCATCCGGCTTGTCGTGGAGAAGCGGGAGGCGGAGATCGTGTTCAAGGTAATAGATAACGGCGTCGGCATGAATGCGGATACCATCCGCCAGATATTGGCGCCGGAAGGCCCGCGGATCGGTTATGGCATCCGCAACGTCGATTCCCGGATCAAGCTGCATCACGGCAGCGGCTACGGAGTAACGATTGCCAGCCGTTCCGGCATCGGAGCCTGCATACAGATTACTATTCCCTGCCGGATGTAG
- a CDS encoding class I SAM-dependent methyltransferase, whose product MMKMSGWLEERAVFLYKFLQSPRQIGSLAPSSAELAAVMTKHVPWHQIQAVAELGAGTGAVSRYIQKSAPAGTKVMLFEKDPFLRKRLQRAFPGYACYPDCCKLELALHNENSGPLDCILSGLPFFNFPQSLRDLLMDQILSSLKEDGLFIAFQYSKQMKKQLEQHFVIERICFVPRNLPPAFVYVCRKKRADL is encoded by the coding sequence ATGATGAAAATGAGCGGGTGGCTCGAAGAGAGAGCGGTATTTTTATATAAATTTTTGCAGTCTCCAAGGCAAATTGGCAGTCTTGCACCAAGCTCCGCAGAATTGGCAGCGGTGATGACGAAGCATGTTCCATGGCATCAGATTCAAGCTGTAGCCGAACTTGGCGCAGGGACTGGAGCTGTTTCAAGGTATATTCAAAAGTCAGCGCCAGCCGGCACCAAGGTGATGTTGTTTGAAAAAGATCCATTTTTGCGGAAAAGACTGCAGAGGGCCTTTCCCGGCTATGCTTGTTATCCGGACTGCTGCAAACTGGAGCTTGCCTTGCATAATGAAAACAGCGGACCGCTGGATTGCATCCTGAGCGGCCTTCCTTTTTTCAATTTTCCGCAAAGTCTGAGGGATTTGCTTATGGATCAAATTCTAAGCTCTTTGAAAGAAGACGGCTTATTTATTGCCTTTCAATACAGCAAACAAATGAAAAAGCAATTGGAGCAGCATTTTGTAATAGAGCGGATCTGCTTTGTTCCACGGAACCTTCCGCCTGCCTTCGTATATGTATGCCGGAAGAAAAGAGCAGACTTATGA
- a CDS encoding LysR substrate-binding domain-containing protein, with product MITDALKVYVTVVEQSHFSKAGELLNLSQPGVSLHIRNLENELGTRLLHRSPKQVRMTEAGTILYKYAKQILSLYDDADREIRLLRDEVTGSLQIGASFTIGEYILPARLAEFARQYPLVSLQVTIGNTEEIIAAVRANQLDVGFIEGETADPELTIIPYMKDEMIVIAPAGHPLADSLAVEKDLLQDQTWVLREHGSGTRAYSDHFFGESGVHVKRSYVFNSSQGVKEAVAAGLGLGMLSRWIVRKELAGGEISELRLRQRLLEREFSIIRHKGNPEGMAVQMFIEKLLAAPAK from the coding sequence ATGATTACTGATGCGCTGAAAGTGTATGTTACTGTGGTGGAGCAGAGCCATTTCTCCAAAGCGGGCGAGCTGCTGAACCTGTCGCAGCCTGGCGTGAGTCTCCATATCCGCAACCTGGAGAATGAGCTGGGAACCAGACTGCTGCACCGCTCCCCAAAACAGGTCCGTATGACGGAAGCTGGAACGATATTATACAAATACGCCAAGCAGATTCTCTCGCTGTACGACGACGCGGACCGCGAAATTCGTCTCCTGCGGGATGAAGTAACGGGAAGTCTTCAGATCGGGGCAAGCTTTACGATTGGAGAATATATTTTGCCTGCAAGGCTAGCTGAATTTGCCAGGCAGTATCCGCTTGTCAGCCTCCAGGTGACCATCGGCAACACCGAGGAGATTATTGCCGCTGTACGGGCAAATCAGCTCGATGTCGGCTTTATTGAAGGAGAAACTGCTGATCCCGAGCTTACGATCATCCCGTATATGAAAGACGAGATGATCGTGATCGCCCCGGCAGGCCACCCGCTCGCTGACAGCTTGGCCGTAGAGAAGGATCTGCTGCAGGATCAGACCTGGGTGCTGCGTGAGCATGGCTCCGGCACCCGTGCTTATAGCGATCATTTTTTCGGGGAATCGGGAGTACATGTGAAACGGTCCTATGTATTCAACAGCAGTCAAGGGGTCAAGGAGGCTGTTGCTGCCGGACTGGGGCTGGGGATGCTGTCCCGGTGGATCGTGCGCAAAGAACTGGCGGGCGGTGAAATCAGCGAGCTGCGGCTTAGGCAGAGGCTGCTTGAACGGGAATTTTCGATCATCCGGCATAAAGGCAATCCGGAAGGAATGGCTGTGCAGATGTTTATTGAGAAACTGCTTGCGGCGCCTGCAAAGTAA
- a CDS encoding response regulator transcription factor, which translates to MKKINILVVDDDSEIRDVLHIYLRNEGYVVMEAGDGLQALNILQHNQIHLILLDIMMPSLDGIAACLQIRAKYDIPIIMLSAKEEVLDKITGLSVGADDYVTKPFNPLELMARVKAQIRRQKLLSSLEDNTEEIRIGELVINKSRHSVEVGGSKVSLTPIEFSILELLASHCGQVFSVDMIYRSVWKDHTAYFSENTVMVHIRNIREKIEISPREPRYIKTIWGVGYKIEK; encoded by the coding sequence GTGAAAAAAATCAATATCCTGGTTGTCGACGATGACAGCGAGATCAGGGATGTGCTGCATATCTATCTGCGTAACGAAGGTTATGTTGTCATGGAGGCAGGGGATGGATTGCAGGCGCTGAACATCCTTCAGCACAATCAGATCCATCTGATTCTGCTCGATATCATGATGCCCAGCCTGGACGGGATTGCCGCCTGTCTGCAGATCCGGGCGAAATATGATATTCCGATCATCATGCTGTCTGCGAAAGAAGAGGTTTTAGATAAAATTACGGGATTGTCAGTAGGGGCTGATGACTACGTCACCAAGCCGTTTAATCCGCTGGAGCTGATGGCAAGAGTAAAGGCTCAAATCAGGCGGCAAAAGCTGCTGTCCTCCCTGGAAGACAACACTGAGGAAATCCGCATTGGCGAGCTGGTTATCAACAAAAGCAGGCATTCCGTTGAGGTGGGGGGTTCGAAGGTTTCGTTAACTCCAATTGAGTTTTCTATCCTGGAGCTGCTGGCTTCACACTGCGGCCAGGTATTTAGTGTAGATATGATCTACCGGAGTGTCTGGAAGGATCATACGGCATATTTCTCGGAAAATACAGTGATGGTTCATATCCGCAATATCCGTGAGAAAATAGAGATTTCTCCCAGAGAACCACGGTACATCAAAACCATATGGGGAGTAGGATATAAAATTGAAAAATAG
- a CDS encoding Gfo/Idh/MocA family protein, translated as MAKVRYGIIGIGNMGRAHALSLLEDVKGAELAAVCDISPERLEWASEQLPEKVKHFSTAAEMFQSGTIDAVLISTPHYDHPPLAIEALGYGLHVLIEKPAGVYTKAVQEMNEAAAKSDRKFGIMYNQRTNPLYQKLRELIQAGELGEIRRTNWIITNWYRSQNYYDSGGWRATWAGEGGGVLLNQDPHQLDLWQWTTGMMPKRIRAFCYFGKYRNIEVEDDVTAYAEYPNGATGLFITTTGEAPGTNRFEITGDNGKIVVEDGALTFWRLRTPEPVFNAEYKGGFGAPECWKCEIPVTKGDGEQHRGILRNFTNAILHDEPLLAPGEEGIHGLTLSNAMYLSAWTDNWVDLPIDSDLFHEKLMEKVQNSTFQKDTTAQKTLNVTGTH; from the coding sequence ATGGCAAAGGTACGTTATGGAATTATTGGCATCGGGAATATGGGCCGTGCCCATGCCCTGAGTCTGCTGGAGGATGTGAAGGGGGCCGAGCTGGCTGCGGTATGCGATATCAGTCCTGAGCGCCTGGAATGGGCATCGGAACAATTGCCGGAGAAGGTAAAGCATTTCAGTACAGCAGCAGAGATGTTTCAATCCGGGACGATTGATGCTGTATTAATCTCAACTCCCCATTATGACCACCCGCCGCTGGCGATTGAGGCGCTGGGCTATGGGCTTCATGTCCTGATTGAAAAGCCTGCCGGGGTGTACACCAAAGCCGTCCAGGAAATGAACGAGGCTGCTGCAAAGTCGGACCGCAAATTCGGCATTATGTACAACCAGCGGACGAATCCGCTTTACCAAAAGCTGCGGGAGCTGATTCAGGCCGGCGAGCTTGGCGAAATCCGCCGCACGAATTGGATTATCACTAACTGGTACAGATCGCAGAATTATTATGATTCCGGCGGCTGGCGTGCTACCTGGGCCGGAGAAGGCGGCGGGGTGCTGCTGAATCAGGACCCGCATCAGCTGGATCTCTGGCAGTGGACCACAGGGATGATGCCGAAGCGCATCCGGGCATTTTGCTACTTTGGCAAATACCGGAATATTGAGGTCGAAGATGATGTAACCGCTTATGCCGAGTATCCGAACGGAGCCACCGGCTTGTTCATTACGACGACCGGTGAAGCTCCGGGAACGAACCGCTTTGAAATTACCGGCGATAACGGAAAAATCGTCGTTGAGGACGGCGCCCTGACCTTCTGGCGGCTGCGCACACCGGAGCCGGTTTTCAATGCTGAATATAAGGGCGGCTTCGGAGCACCTGAATGCTGGAAATGCGAGATTCCGGTGACAAAAGGGGATGGCGAGCAGCATAGAGGCATCCTGCGCAACTTCACGAACGCTATTCTGCACGATGAACCCCTGCTGGCGCCGGGGGAAGAAGGCATCCATGGTCTGACGCTTTCGAACGCCATGTATCTGTCCGCATGGACAGACAACTGGGTGGACCTGCCGATTGACAGTGATCTGTTCCATGAGAAGCTGATGGAAAAAGTGCAAAATTCCACCTTCCAGAAGGATACAACTGCGCAAAAAACACTGAATGTAACCGGAACACATTAA
- a CDS encoding YeiH family protein, which yields MNHTHKLYRITYRHLGFIQGIGITFLLAVAAKYLALLPFLNILGQLVLAILLGIALRGVAGVPQKVMTGIQFSGKKLLRTGIILLGMRLNLADILAAGPKVFAIAVINIAITLFIVYGIAKRFGVDRRLGLLTACGTAICGAAAVAAIAPQIKASEHETAVGAATVAVLGTIFTLVYSLLYPFLGLSPSGYGIFAGGTLHEVAHVIAAAAPAGKEAADLAVIVKLTRVAMLIPVAIIIGCWETYRKRKQASEEGASQEQQNQEKGQPFEWKRLPVPWFILGFLFMSGVNTLGIVPVKLAGGLIALAYLLLAMAMAGMGLGVDLKTFGRMGKKPFLAGLMGSVLLSGLGYVLVLAFGLA from the coding sequence ATGAATCATACACATAAGCTGTACCGCATTACTTATAGGCACCTTGGATTCATCCAGGGAATCGGAATCACGTTTTTGCTCGCAGTGGCGGCGAAATACTTGGCTTTGCTGCCATTTCTGAACATCCTTGGACAGCTGGTACTGGCAATCCTGCTGGGGATCGCGCTTAGAGGCGTGGCAGGTGTCCCGCAGAAGGTCATGACCGGCATTCAGTTTTCCGGCAAAAAACTGCTCCGGACGGGAATCATCCTGCTGGGAATGAGGCTAAATCTTGCCGATATTCTGGCCGCCGGGCCGAAGGTATTCGCTATTGCTGTAATCAATATCGCAATTACTTTGTTTATTGTATATGGAATCGCCAAGCGATTCGGAGTTGACAGAAGATTAGGTTTGCTGACGGCCTGCGGCACAGCCATTTGCGGGGCGGCGGCAGTCGCGGCAATAGCCCCCCAGATCAAGGCCTCTGAGCATGAAACAGCCGTAGGAGCGGCGACGGTGGCTGTTCTGGGGACGATTTTCACACTGGTGTATTCACTGCTGTATCCGTTCCTGGGATTGAGCCCGTCAGGCTACGGGATCTTTGCCGGAGGTACACTTCATGAGGTGGCCCATGTCATTGCAGCGGCCGCCCCGGCAGGCAAGGAAGCTGCTGATCTGGCAGTCATTGTGAAGCTGACCCGTGTGGCCATGCTTATTCCCGTCGCAATCATCATCGGGTGCTGGGAAACTTACAGAAAACGCAAGCAGGCGAGCGAGGAGGGAGCTTCACAGGAACAACAAAACCAAGAGAAAGGTCAACCCTTTGAATGGAAAAGGCTGCCGGTTCCCTGGTTTATTCTCGGTTTTCTATTCATGAGCGGAGTGAACACCTTAGGCATTGTTCCGGTGAAGCTTGCAGGCGGGCTTATTGCCCTGGCCTACCTTTTGCTGGCGATGGCTATGGCGGGTATGGGGCTGGGCGTGGATTTGAAAACCTTTGGCCGGATGGGGAAAAAGCCCTTTCTGGCCGGACTTATGGGTTCGGTTCTGCTATCTGGGCTGGGTTATGTGCTGGTGCTTGCTTTTGGATTGGCTTAG